Proteins from one Leptospira wolffii serovar Khorat str. Khorat-H2 genomic window:
- a CDS encoding ATP-dependent Clp protease adaptor ClpS, whose protein sequence is MPLSPTIEETTTEDPVYTGGPWRVILWDDNEHTYEYVIEMLMEVCKMTPEQAFGHAVEVDAQKKTIVFAGELEHAEHIQDRILNYGPDPLLPASKGSMSATLEGD, encoded by the coding sequence ATGCCTCTCTCTCCCACAATTGAAGAAACGACTACAGAAGATCCTGTTTATACGGGAGGGCCTTGGAGAGTCATTCTTTGGGACGATAACGAGCATACCTACGAATATGTGATCGAGATGCTCATGGAAGTTTGTAAGATGACTCCCGAGCAGGCATTCGGTCACGCGGTGGAAGTGGACGCCCAAAAAAAGACGATCGTCTTTGCGGGAGAACTCGAACACGCCGAGCATATACAAGATAGAATCCTAAACTACGGACCCGATCCTTTACTTCCCGCTTCCAAAGGCTCCATGAGCGCCACTTTGGAAGGGGACTGA
- a CDS encoding ParB N-terminal domain-containing protein has protein sequence MKIRVSDIKVKNRIRKDLGDLQSLKTSIQNLGLLHPIIIDLDNKLVSGERRLECVKLLGWEYVDVRIVDVRSKKERILIEAEENNVRLPFTPEEQERAQRLLRRYSNTGLFGRLIAWLIDLWEWFLSWLFSRQNR, from the coding sequence ATGAAAATTCGGGTCTCCGATATAAAAGTTAAGAACCGCATCCGCAAAGACTTAGGCGATCTCCAGAGCCTTAAGACCTCCATCCAAAACCTCGGACTCTTACATCCTATTATTATCGATTTGGACAATAAATTGGTCTCCGGAGAACGAAGGCTGGAATGCGTAAAACTCCTAGGCTGGGAATACGTGGACGTACGAATCGTAGACGTCAGGAGTAAAAAGGAAAGAATACTCATCGAAGCCGAAGAAAACAATGTGCGTCTCCCTTTCACCCCGGAGGAACAAGAGAGAGCCCAAAGGCTTTTGCGCAGATATTCGAATACCGGACTCTTCGGGCGGCTGATCGCTTGGCTCATCGACCTGTGGGAATGGTTTTTGTCCTGGCTTTTCAGTCGACAAAATCGATAA
- the amt gene encoding ammonium transporter, with the protein MDSVLPAAKALAKNVDVLWITFASALVFFMQAGFLLLESGLVRSKNSINVAIKNLLDYVVGTICFFLLGYGFMYGTSWNGWIGKDLFLLEGLETGKEFAFFLFQVTFMGTAATIVSGAVAERIRFQAYLICSLFVSLIIYPVFGHWTWGGGWLGQAGFHDFAGSSVVHSVGAWVSLAGVIVLGPRKDRFDSSGKPRELYGHNLPFSVLGTFILWFGWFGFNGGSTLSLTDDVPRIIVNTSLAACAGCCSAIAFDYITKGLPHVGGAINGVLGGLVAITAGCDVLSPASSLIVGFISGLLVEFTVYAMENWLKLDDVVGAFPVHGMGGIWGTIAVCIFAKDESLRSLDQWQVQLVGVAVCAVWAFSMGLVLFFLMKFTISIRVSSEEEEIGLNESEHGAKTVWLDLMNAMKYVADSKDLRKRIEVDRGMESGAVAELFNRLLLSLTQIISVVKENSDKIESESELLDTSTLNITKEIQKQKERTETVRNTSDLLESSLKAVLDLVREERKRSGEMRRMSEEMSEGMKELQQEIRSSGMIANSIQDIAFAGEKTLENTVKSMQGLNGSAKKVEELVVILQKIAEQLGMLSINASIESARGGDKGFAVVAEQISVLAEKTSSNAKQANKYLREIWDTVNGSLSSLSVTVDSFKSILGKVPELSKNMKNALESVLSYSSKSGELEESIQWVAGLSESVAGDMEKRYAELNRMRDFFGELEDGAVRIGNLLEDLQKMSLMLSGQTIRMHRVVDTFRIEAG; encoded by the coding sequence TGGACGTACTTTGGATCACATTCGCTTCCGCTCTCGTGTTTTTCATGCAAGCGGGCTTTCTTCTCTTGGAATCGGGCCTGGTACGCTCCAAGAACTCCATCAACGTAGCGATCAAAAATCTTTTGGATTACGTGGTCGGAACGATTTGCTTCTTCCTTCTAGGTTACGGTTTCATGTACGGAACCTCCTGGAACGGTTGGATAGGGAAGGATTTGTTCCTACTCGAGGGCTTGGAAACCGGAAAAGAATTCGCTTTCTTCCTATTCCAGGTCACTTTTATGGGAACTGCTGCAACCATCGTATCGGGTGCTGTAGCGGAGAGGATCCGATTTCAGGCTTATTTGATCTGTTCCTTATTCGTATCTCTTATCATTTATCCCGTATTCGGGCATTGGACTTGGGGAGGGGGATGGCTCGGGCAGGCAGGCTTTCACGATTTTGCGGGAAGTTCCGTAGTCCATTCCGTGGGTGCTTGGGTATCCTTGGCTGGAGTCATCGTTTTAGGTCCTAGAAAAGATCGCTTCGATTCTTCCGGTAAACCTAGGGAATTGTACGGTCACAATCTACCTTTCTCCGTTTTAGGAACTTTTATCCTTTGGTTCGGTTGGTTCGGGTTCAACGGCGGCAGTACTCTTTCTCTCACGGACGACGTTCCTCGCATTATAGTTAATACTAGTTTGGCTGCCTGTGCAGGTTGTTGTTCCGCGATCGCCTTCGATTATATTACGAAGGGATTGCCTCATGTGGGAGGAGCGATCAACGGAGTGTTGGGAGGGCTCGTTGCCATCACAGCGGGTTGCGACGTCTTGAGTCCCGCATCTTCTCTTATAGTGGGATTTATTTCGGGCCTGCTTGTGGAGTTCACCGTTTATGCGATGGAAAATTGGCTCAAGTTGGACGACGTTGTCGGTGCCTTCCCAGTTCACGGTATGGGAGGAATCTGGGGAACGATTGCGGTTTGCATCTTTGCCAAGGACGAATCCTTAAGAAGTTTGGATCAGTGGCAGGTGCAATTGGTCGGAGTTGCAGTATGCGCCGTTTGGGCCTTTTCTATGGGGCTCGTACTATTTTTCTTAATGAAATTCACGATTTCCATTCGGGTGAGTTCAGAAGAAGAGGAAATCGGTCTGAACGAATCCGAACATGGGGCCAAGACTGTATGGTTGGATCTAATGAACGCCATGAAATACGTTGCGGATTCCAAGGACCTACGAAAAAGGATCGAAGTCGATCGCGGTATGGAATCGGGAGCCGTAGCCGAGCTTTTCAATCGGCTTCTCTTGAGTCTGACTCAAATCATTTCCGTAGTTAAGGAGAATTCGGATAAGATAGAAAGCGAATCCGAGTTATTGGACACCTCCACACTAAATATCACGAAGGAGATCCAAAAGCAGAAGGAAAGGACGGAAACCGTAAGGAATACCTCCGATCTCTTGGAGTCATCCTTAAAGGCGGTCCTGGATCTGGTCCGAGAGGAAAGAAAGAGATCCGGAGAAATGAGAAGAATGTCGGAAGAAATGTCCGAAGGAATGAAGGAACTCCAGCAAGAAATCCGTTCTTCCGGTATGATCGCGAATTCCATCCAAGATATCGCGTTTGCGGGCGAAAAAACTCTGGAAAACACAGTGAAGAGTATGCAAGGCCTGAACGGTTCCGCGAAGAAAGTCGAGGAGCTCGTAGTGATTCTGCAAAAGATCGCAGAGCAGCTCGGCATGTTGTCCATCAATGCGTCCATCGAATCCGCGAGAGGAGGTGATAAAGGTTTTGCCGTAGTCGCCGAACAGATATCCGTTTTGGCCGAAAAGACCTCCAGTAACGCCAAGCAGGCGAATAAATATTTGAGAGAAATCTGGGATACTGTAAACGGTTCCTTATCCTCTCTTTCCGTCACAGTGGATTCCTTTAAATCCATCCTGGGCAAGGTCCCCGAACTTTCCAAAAATATGAAAAACGCTTTGGAGTCCGTTCTTTCCTATTCTTCCAAATCGGGAGAATTGGAGGAGTCCATACAATGGGTGGCGGGCTTAAGCGAATCCGTCGCGGGGGATATGGAAAAACGTTATGCGGAACTTAATAGAATGCGGGACTTTTTCGGCGAGTTGGAGGACGGAGCCGTTCGAATCGGAAATCTATTGGAAGACCTACAGAAGATGAGCCTGATGCTTAGCGGGCAAACGATTCGCATGCACAGAGTGGTGGATACGTTCCGGATCGAGGCCGGTTGA
- a CDS encoding transketolase family protein: protein MGAVSASTADQKATRDGYGDALHELGAKRSDIVVLDADLSGSTKTNKFAKAFPDRFFNVGVAEQNLVGHAAGLALSGYVPFASSFAMFLSGRAWEVVRNSVVYPFLNVKLVASHGGITVGEDGASHQCIEDFATMRAIPEMVVICPSDYNETKQIIHTIADYKGPVYVRVGRPNVPVIERENYQFQIGKAEVMREGKDVLIIANGVLVGEAMIAVKELEAQGIQATLLNMATIKPIDEEAILKYAKLCGLVITCEEHNVIGGLGSAVSEFLSEVYPVRVLKIGMKDTFGKSGTWSGLLDYFGLRAKNIVELAKKAVQSK, encoded by the coding sequence ATGGGAGCAGTTTCCGCATCTACAGCAGACCAAAAGGCGACCCGTGACGGATACGGGGACGCGTTGCACGAGTTAGGCGCCAAGCGCTCGGATATCGTTGTCTTGGATGCGGATCTTTCCGGATCCACCAAAACGAATAAATTCGCGAAGGCTTTTCCCGATCGTTTCTTTAACGTGGGAGTGGCGGAGCAGAATTTAGTCGGTCATGCGGCAGGGCTTGCGCTCTCCGGATATGTTCCTTTCGCTTCTTCATTTGCGATGTTTCTTTCCGGGCGCGCTTGGGAAGTGGTTCGAAATAGCGTGGTTTATCCCTTCCTGAACGTAAAACTCGTGGCGTCTCACGGAGGAATCACCGTGGGAGAAGATGGTGCTTCCCACCAATGTATCGAGGACTTCGCCACTATGAGGGCGATTCCGGAAATGGTAGTGATTTGTCCTTCCGATTATAATGAGACCAAGCAGATCATCCATACTATCGCGGATTATAAAGGACCGGTTTACGTAAGAGTAGGTCGTCCGAATGTTCCCGTGATCGAAAGGGAAAATTACCAATTCCAAATCGGTAAAGCCGAGGTCATGAGAGAAGGAAAGGACGTTCTAATCATTGCGAACGGAGTTCTCGTCGGCGAGGCTATGATCGCGGTGAAAGAATTGGAAGCGCAAGGCATCCAAGCCACTCTTCTGAATATGGCGACCATCAAGCCTATCGACGAGGAAGCCATTCTAAAATACGCAAAACTTTGCGGACTTGTGATCACTTGCGAAGAGCATAATGTGATCGGCGGACTCGGTTCTGCAGTGAGCGAATTCTTATCCGAAGTGTATCCGGTAAGAGTCCTGAAAATAGGTATGAAGGATACTTTCGGGAAATCCGGTACCTGGTCCGGGCTTTTGGATTATTTCGGTCTAAGAGCGAAAAACATCGTGGAATTAGCGAAAAAAGCGGTCCAATCCAAGTAA
- the metK gene encoding methionine adenosyltransferase yields the protein MSLQDFIFTSESVSEGHPDKVCDQISDAILDAYLAQDPKSRVACESLVTTNLAVIAGEVTSKGKIDAAEIARNVIKDIGYNDISLGFDAEFAVVSAHIHAQSPDISQGVTEGEGLFKEQGAGDQGLMFGFAIDETPELMPMPIYYSHELVKHLAGLRHSGKLKWLRPDAKSQVTVEYKDGKPVRIDTIVISTQHTPDVSHKQIEEAVIEECIKKVVPANFLKDTKYFINPTGQFIIGGPHGDTGLTGRKIIVDTYGGYGRHGGGAFSGKDPSKVDRSAAYMGRYIAKNVVAAGLASKCEVQLAYAIGVAEPVSVHVDTFGTGKQSEEEIVKRIRANFRLTPRGITESLQLLEKGRKYRETAAYGHFGRSGETFTWEKTDKAGALKG from the coding sequence ATGTCCCTGCAAGACTTTATATTTACCTCGGAATCCGTATCGGAGGGTCATCCTGACAAGGTATGCGACCAGATTTCCGACGCGATTTTGGACGCGTATCTCGCACAGGATCCTAAATCCAGGGTAGCTTGCGAATCTTTGGTAACTACCAACCTCGCAGTCATCGCAGGGGAGGTTACGAGCAAAGGAAAGATCGATGCGGCGGAGATTGCTCGCAACGTGATTAAGGATATCGGTTATAATGATATATCCCTCGGATTCGATGCGGAGTTCGCCGTGGTTTCCGCTCATATCCACGCTCAGAGTCCGGATATTTCCCAAGGTGTGACCGAAGGGGAAGGTCTCTTTAAAGAGCAAGGAGCCGGAGACCAAGGATTAATGTTCGGTTTCGCAATCGACGAGACTCCCGAACTCATGCCGATGCCTATCTATTATTCTCATGAACTCGTTAAGCATCTTGCAGGACTACGCCATTCCGGAAAACTCAAGTGGCTTCGTCCGGATGCAAAGTCTCAAGTTACCGTAGAATACAAGGACGGTAAGCCGGTTCGTATCGATACCATCGTAATCTCCACCCAACACACTCCCGACGTTTCCCATAAGCAAATCGAGGAAGCAGTAATCGAAGAATGTATCAAGAAAGTAGTTCCGGCTAATTTCCTGAAGGATACTAAATATTTCATCAATCCTACCGGACAGTTCATCATCGGTGGGCCTCACGGGGATACGGGACTCACCGGCCGTAAGATTATCGTAGATACTTACGGCGGTTACGGTCGTCACGGTGGTGGCGCATTCTCCGGAAAGGATCCTTCCAAAGTGGATCGTTCCGCAGCGTATATGGGAAGATATATCGCCAAAAACGTGGTAGCCGCAGGGCTTGCCTCCAAGTGTGAAGTGCAATTGGCATACGCGATCGGAGTGGCAGAGCCTGTTTCCGTTCACGTGGATACTTTCGGAACCGGAAAACAATCCGAAGAAGAAATCGTAAAAAGAATCCGAGCTAACTTCAGACTGACTCCTAGAGGAATCACCGAGTCTTTGCAGCTTCTGGAAAAAGGAAGAAAATACCGCGAAACCGCGGCTTACGGTCACTTCGGTAGATCCGGCGAGACCTTTACCTGGGAAAAAACGGATAAAGCAGGAGCATTGAAAGGATAA
- a CDS encoding adenylate/guanylate cyclase domain-containing protein produces the protein MNDSVRKVLENEELLGAYVSNVFRYILLLFFALQIAANWKSGSMLANGIGIAFFALITVGHSVVIRTCPTWAIKVYAYLALFADFIIITAILLYYSLHQNTFDLGFAIKNPMMNFFLFPLAFSLIQFRLRFVLLSIVLFYSIYFGILGYAVAFDRINFAKDWGDYVMGPNVLLSDILFGRPVIYLILGFFFCFGILRTLIMIRRIGEGEAQRSLLSRYFSPGMVEEMMSNPDVLEGRRQTATILFTDIRNFTALSENMDPLELSRFLSSIRETLTDCVFEFGGTLDKYIGDAVMATFGTPYPSEDPASDAIRALQCGQRMLEKLGEFNKAREERGLEPVRIGIGIHTGEVFSGNIETSQRAEFTVIGDAVNTASRIESLTKNFGKELLVSEDTWKLAGANFRGETLPPVQVKGKEKLVTVVAVGA, from the coding sequence ATGAACGATTCGGTTCGGAAGGTACTCGAAAACGAGGAACTCCTGGGTGCTTATGTTTCCAATGTGTTTCGCTATATTCTACTTCTTTTCTTCGCTCTGCAAATCGCCGCCAATTGGAAAAGCGGAAGTATGCTTGCCAACGGAATAGGAATCGCATTCTTCGCATTGATCACCGTGGGTCATTCCGTCGTCATTCGCACTTGTCCCACCTGGGCGATTAAAGTATACGCGTATCTGGCCCTATTCGCCGATTTCATAATCATAACGGCAATACTGTTATATTATAGTCTGCACCAGAACACTTTCGACTTGGGATTCGCGATCAAGAATCCAATGATGAATTTCTTTCTATTTCCCCTCGCCTTTTCCTTGATACAATTTCGCCTTCGATTCGTACTTTTGAGCATCGTGCTCTTTTACTCGATCTATTTCGGAATACTCGGATACGCAGTCGCTTTCGATCGGATCAATTTCGCGAAGGACTGGGGGGACTACGTGATGGGTCCGAACGTTCTACTCTCCGATATCCTATTCGGTAGACCCGTTATATATCTGATCTTAGGTTTCTTCTTCTGTTTCGGAATCCTTAGGACGCTTATCATGATACGAAGAATAGGAGAAGGAGAAGCGCAACGTTCCCTTCTATCCAGATATTTCTCTCCCGGAATGGTGGAGGAAATGATGTCCAATCCCGACGTTTTAGAAGGTAGAAGACAGACAGCCACCATACTCTTCACGGATATCCGTAATTTCACCGCGTTGTCCGAAAATATGGATCCTCTGGAACTGAGCCGTTTTCTTTCTTCCATTAGAGAAACATTAACCGATTGCGTTTTTGAATTCGGAGGAACCCTGGACAAATACATCGGGGACGCGGTTATGGCCACATTCGGAACTCCCTATCCATCGGAAGATCCCGCTTCGGATGCAATTCGAGCCTTGCAATGCGGGCAACGTATGTTGGAAAAATTAGGAGAATTCAATAAGGCAAGAGAAGAAAGAGGCCTGGAACCGGTAAGAATCGGAATAGGAATCCATACCGGAGAAGTATTTTCCGGAAACATAGAAACCAGCCAAAGAGCGGAATTTACAGTGATCGGAGACGCAGTCAATACTGCTTCCCGAATCGAATCCTTGACCAAGAATTTCGGAAAAGAGCTTTTGGTGTCCGAAGACACCTGGAAATTAGCGGGAGCCAATTTCAGGGGAGAAACCCTTCCTCCAGTCCAGGTAAAAGGAAAGGAAAAACTCGTTACGGTAGTCGCGGTAGGAGCCTAA
- the lipL32 gene encoding major surface lipoprotein LipL32 yields the protein MKKTSILTFSAAILVSFAACIGGLPSLKSSFVIGEHDVPGVGVQKAFAPYSETVNYWGYIKPGQAADAVVNGKKSYFLYVWVPAAIAELGVRLISPTGEIGDPSSEDFQSDAFKAATPEEKSMPNWFDTWIRVERLAAIMPNQIEGAAKGKALQNLGDNDDGDDTYNEERHAKYNSLLRITIPNLPKSLDELKNLDTKKLLVRGLYRITFTTYKVGEVKGSFVATVGVLGPPGVPGLSPILHANPAELQKQATAAEEALKKAVAGDKK from the coding sequence ATGAAGAAAACTTCGATCCTTACTTTCTCCGCCGCTATATTGGTCAGCTTTGCTGCTTGTATCGGTGGACTACCATCATTAAAAAGTTCTTTTGTGATTGGTGAGCACGACGTTCCCGGAGTAGGAGTTCAAAAAGCTTTTGCCCCTTATTCCGAAACGGTAAACTATTGGGGATACATCAAACCAGGACAAGCTGCTGACGCAGTCGTAAACGGAAAGAAATCTTATTTCTTGTATGTTTGGGTTCCTGCAGCGATCGCTGAACTCGGCGTTCGTCTCATTTCCCCTACCGGCGAAATCGGTGATCCTTCCAGCGAAGACTTCCAAAGCGACGCTTTCAAAGCTGCAACTCCGGAAGAAAAATCCATGCCGAACTGGTTCGACACCTGGATCCGTGTTGAGCGTTTAGCAGCTATTATGCCTAACCAAATCGAAGGCGCTGCTAAAGGAAAAGCTCTGCAAAACCTCGGAGACAATGATGACGGAGACGACACTTACAACGAAGAGCGTCACGCTAAGTACAACTCTTTGCTTCGCATCACCATCCCTAACCTGCCTAAGAGCCTTGATGAACTGAAAAACCTCGATACTAAAAAACTTTTAGTTCGCGGTCTTTACAGAATCACTTTCACCACTTACAAAGTGGGCGAAGTTAAAGGATCTTTCGTAGCTACCGTTGGAGTTCTTGGCCCTCCGGGTGTTCCAGGACTTTCTCCGATTCTGCACGCTAACCCTGCAGAACTGCAAAAGCAAGCTACCGCTGCTGAAGAAGCTTTGAAAAAAGCTGTTGCAGGCGACAAGAAGTAA
- a CDS encoding acyl-CoA dehydrogenase family protein, with protein sequence MIENNYFSENEDLLLHFDSIIDWNEIVDAFEQGFSDRKEYERSGKEELSLAPGSKEEALEFYRSVLEAAGDIAGTTIAPVAKEMDKEGLNFHNGQVRFPKAMIDGVRKVKEAGILPYSIGRKHGGLGLPSSVQAMLMEIFSRADGSLAIALGCMNLAETVERFGTKEMVETYVSKMAAGELCGAMALTEPNYGSDLPNLQTKAIKGEDGVWRITGAKRFITHGCGFDDKPSIILTLARTGSPTSGARGLSFFLVKSEDVQIAGIEHKMGLHCSPTCEVVYENTPGILIGEEGYGLVKYSMAMMNGARLSIAGQAMGIGAAAYYEAKKYADEREQFGKKIRNIPAVKKMLDLMDREIVAMRSILQEASRSIDLYHWKSERLKEEGVEEREIKKDESIRKWEKLANLFTPLSKYYITEQANRIAFDALQIHGGAGYTYDYDISRIYRDVRITNIYEGTTQLQVVAAIGGIVTGLGTKGILRQYLEEEANLFEPSTELKGLREKLDESHELYVSLGNGPDKDEVSFELVESATRVIIGTILEKSLTKLEGKAKEERSSLVNSYQTDSLALLEYNRIRIRNKGVPALV encoded by the coding sequence ATGATAGAGAATAATTACTTTTCCGAAAACGAGGATTTACTCCTACATTTCGATTCCATAATCGATTGGAACGAAATAGTGGATGCATTCGAGCAAGGCTTCTCAGACCGGAAAGAATACGAAAGATCCGGAAAAGAGGAACTCTCCCTGGCTCCGGGAAGTAAGGAAGAAGCTCTGGAATTCTATCGTTCCGTATTGGAGGCTGCGGGAGATATAGCCGGAACCACGATCGCTCCGGTCGCCAAGGAAATGGACAAAGAAGGATTAAATTTTCATAATGGACAGGTGCGATTCCCTAAAGCGATGATCGACGGAGTGCGTAAGGTGAAGGAAGCAGGCATTCTACCCTATTCTATCGGTCGTAAACACGGGGGACTCGGTCTTCCCTCTTCCGTTCAAGCGATGCTCATGGAGATTTTTTCCAGAGCGGACGGATCTCTCGCAATCGCTTTGGGATGTATGAATTTAGCCGAAACTGTGGAAAGATTCGGAACAAAAGAGATGGTGGAAACCTACGTATCTAAGATGGCTGCCGGTGAACTTTGCGGAGCCATGGCCTTAACCGAACCGAATTACGGATCCGATCTTCCGAATTTACAGACAAAGGCGATTAAAGGAGAGGACGGAGTCTGGAGAATCACGGGAGCGAAAAGATTCATTACTCACGGTTGCGGTTTCGACGATAAACCTTCCATTATTCTAACCTTGGCGAGAACGGGAAGCCCTACTAGCGGAGCGAGAGGACTCTCCTTCTTCTTGGTAAAAAGCGAGGACGTGCAGATCGCAGGAATAGAACACAAGATGGGATTGCATTGCTCTCCTACCTGCGAAGTAGTCTACGAGAATACTCCCGGAATACTCATAGGAGAAGAAGGGTACGGACTCGTAAAATACTCGATGGCCATGATGAACGGCGCAAGACTTTCCATCGCCGGCCAAGCCATGGGGATAGGAGCCGCGGCTTATTATGAGGCAAAAAAATATGCGGATGAAAGAGAACAATTCGGTAAAAAGATCCGTAATATCCCAGCAGTGAAGAAAATGCTCGATCTTATGGATCGCGAAATCGTCGCCATGCGTTCTATTCTACAAGAAGCTTCCCGTTCCATCGATCTATACCACTGGAAATCGGAGAGATTGAAAGAAGAAGGCGTCGAGGAAAGAGAGATCAAGAAAGACGAAAGCATCCGCAAATGGGAAAAACTCGCGAACCTATTTACTCCCCTTTCCAAATATTATATTACCGAACAGGCCAATAGAATCGCTTTCGACGCCCTGCAAATCCATGGGGGTGCCGGATATACTTACGATTACGATATTTCCCGTATTTATAGGGATGTGCGCATCACGAATATCTACGAAGGAACGACTCAACTACAAGTGGTAGCCGCAATCGGAGGAATCGTAACCGGTCTAGGCACCAAAGGAATCCTAAGACAATATCTGGAAGAGGAAGCGAATCTATTCGAACCGAGTACGGAACTAAAGGGTCTTCGGGAAAAATTGGACGAATCACATGAACTATACGTTTCTTTGGGGAACGGTCCGGATAAGGACGAGGTATCTTTCGAACTCGTGGAATCCGCGACCAGAGTAATCATTGGAACGATTCTGGAAAAAAGTCTAACCAAACTGGAAGGAAAGGCAAAAGAAGAAAGATCTTCTCTAGTTAATTCGTACCAAACGGATAGCCTCGCCCTATTGGAATACAATCGAATTAGAATACGAAATAAAGGAGTGCCTGCTCTAGTTTAG
- a CDS encoding oxidoreductase: MNNRIGIIAGATGLVGGELLQELLIDPTWSKVYVLVRRPLEWSHPKLETILIDWDRFPALPAGITDAFCCLGTTISQAGSKENFRKVDYEYAVSYAKAAKNAGADSFHIVTALGSDPHSLIFYNRVKGEAETEIRKIGFSSLGIFRPSLLDGDRKEFRLGEKIGQVLAILINPLLFGPIRKYRSIQGKTVAKAMLNLAWSGKKGTFLVESDRIQVLGTSSARSNLDSILG, encoded by the coding sequence ATGAATAATCGAATCGGAATTATTGCCGGCGCTACGGGGCTCGTCGGAGGGGAATTACTCCAGGAATTATTGATAGATCCTACCTGGTCCAAAGTCTATGTTCTTGTGAGAAGACCCCTGGAATGGTCTCACCCCAAATTGGAAACGATCCTTATTGATTGGGATCGTTTTCCCGCTCTTCCCGCCGGAATCACGGATGCGTTTTGTTGTTTAGGAACTACGATCTCTCAAGCCGGCTCCAAGGAGAATTTTCGTAAAGTGGACTACGAGTATGCGGTTTCTTACGCAAAGGCTGCTAAAAATGCGGGTGCGGATTCTTTTCATATCGTCACGGCTCTGGGATCGGATCCTCATTCTCTCATATTTTATAATAGGGTGAAAGGGGAAGCCGAGACGGAAATTCGTAAGATCGGTTTTTCTTCTTTGGGAATTTTTAGGCCATCGCTTTTGGATGGGGACAGAAAGGAGTTCCGATTAGGCGAAAAGATCGGCCAGGTCCTCGCGATTCTTATCAATCCTTTGCTCTTCGGGCCGATTCGAAAATATAGATCCATTCAGGGAAAGACTGTGGCAAAGGCTATGTTGAATCTGGCCTGGTCCGGAAAGAAAGGGACTTTCCTTGTGGAGTCGGACAGAATTCAAGTATTGGGAACCAGTTCCGCCAGATCCAATCTGGATTCGATCTTAGGATAG
- a CDS encoding DUF5360 family protein, translated as MDLKNEIQKFKGLRWFFLATDIGFILYWAITLVHAIPEEYLFKDYDNPILSAWNWSFLPLDLFISFTGLTSLYFSKTGKKEWRALALVSLALTFASGLQALAFWTIRSDYNWSWWIANGYLLIYPLFYFPKLIRH; from the coding sequence TTGGATCTTAAAAATGAAATCCAAAAGTTTAAAGGACTTCGGTGGTTCTTTTTAGCCACCGATATCGGGTTTATTCTCTACTGGGCCATCACTTTGGTGCATGCCATTCCGGAAGAATATCTTTTCAAGGATTACGATAATCCGATCCTGTCCGCTTGGAACTGGTCCTTTCTACCCCTGGATCTATTCATATCTTTTACCGGACTGACTAGCCTTTACTTTTCCAAAACGGGAAAAAAAGAATGGAGAGCCTTGGCGCTCGTTTCCTTGGCTCTTACATTCGCTTCCGGCCTCCAGGCTCTCGCCTTCTGGACGATTCGATCCGACTATAATTGGAGCTGGTGGATCGCGAACGGATACCTACTAATCTATCCCTTATTCTATTTTCCTAAACTTATCCGACATTAG